From the genome of Athalia rosae chromosome 3, iyAthRosa1.1, whole genome shotgun sequence:
TAAATCAAGACATGCAATAAGGGCAAAAACACAACCAAAAGAAAACGTGTGTTCGGTAAAATTATGAAACCTACTCCTCCACCACACGCTTTGCTGCGGTAATAGAATCCTCTATTCCACTAGGTAGTTTAAATTCGAGATGTTTTGCTTTTGGAAACTGAGTAGTCGCACTCAGATCGtagttatcgtcatttttattagCTCTGAAACATGAGGAATATCAGCGTATAACTACTGAATAAgagatttcataaatttctatcAACATTTTATCTCACATATGTTTTAATACATGGTCGTGCAGAACTGCAATTGGAACACCTTCGCATGGACTGTGTTCATAGGTCATGCCAATGAACCCATCGTATGATACTATGTATTGAACTGCTTTATCGTGCCATCTATTTCCAGCATTAGCGTCGCAACTGCCGCCTGTCATACTCTGGACAGCCCTAATtgactcgtaatttttatcaCCCTGTATATTATCTGGTATTGCTTTGTCTAAGCAAAGTACAAACATCGCGTTCTCAATATCTGCCAATATTTTACCATTGTCAGCACAATCTGTGAAACCAAGATTTGATAAGCAGCTGGCTATCATTTGTGATTCCGAAACAAACTCCTTACCTTTTAACTTTTTGTAATCTTTTGCCCAGTCGTCTCTATGATTTCCTGTCAAAATTCCAATTGGTATTCCTGGAGTTGCTGAACGGCTAGTAATATCCTTTAAAGCTGCTGCTAGTTGAGTGGATGATAAAGGGGTTCGGTCTTTACAAGAATCATCAAAAacattcaatttgaaaaactgtaAAGAATTTCACTGGGTCAAATTATGGATTAAGGTTCTAACTTATTATCTATGTATAACTCACATGATTATTGTGTATGACAATTATATGGTCTGAGTGATCGGTGTGCAAGAGGCAGTCTAATGGAATATTTGGACGTCTATGAGTACCAAGTATCATAGCATATGGCTGCATGTCCAGTGCATCTTTGCCAGCcatttcttgttttatttttccactgaAATGAGGTGGCAGAGTTAATTAACGATGTTATTGAGaatgttttcaaaaataacatGTGACCAGACCTTTTTATCATAGAATCATATTCGCATACAGCTTCTATAAGATTTgctccaaatttgaaaaaatcttcggGGCATGATAACTTTTGCAATGGGCCGACAGTTCCTGGACTTGAATGAACAATCACTGGGATTCTGTATCCTAGGTACGCTGCATTTAGAAACCATTCGTTCATCTAGAGTTTccaattcaataaaattctgTATTATACTCAGAtctataattaaaatttgattaaGTTTTGCTAAATATCAAGGTTTTTTACCCAGCTATCTGTACATTCGTAACGCTCTAATAGCTTGTGATGCAGCTCAAGACCCACACCCGATTCAAACgctcgtacttttttttcagtctctgAATATTCTTTAGTACTTAACAACGGCTTCAGAGACCTGGAATTTCAAGTACAaaacttaaaattttttttatccctcaaaTCAATGTTATGCAACTACAATTACTATATGAATGACTAACTTCAGATATCtttcaacagttttttttaaatccggGACAGGATGCTTTGGAGGAATTTccttgttcaattttatagatgtgATGTTTACAGCTTGCATCGATACTGGACAGACCTTTACTCTGGTTCCACTGCCCTGAAATTTGGAGTGCAAGCCCAATCGTAAATAAATCGCAATAATACTTTTGgtgagcgaatttttttttatacttgccAGTATTCTGTTCAATGATGGGATCGTCATTAGAGATCTCTGCATGGCtggttgatttttaattattccgcGACAATTGTTAATGGTCCCAATTGTGAGGCTGTGATTATAATTTGAAGGCAATGAAATTTTACTATTCAGAACAGAAATTAGGGGTTCCATGGAAAATCAGACACAGACTGTCACCACAGGGGatacttttacttttctaaAGTTTCGGATCCTTATCActccaaaaaaatattaacaaaaTGATTTTTGATACCATTACCGCTATCTTTTCGTCAGGGTACAAAGATCATTAAAAAAGGCACTGGAATGGATTATCCAATCAAACATTAAATAGGTCATTACGTCCTTTTATGTTGGTTAGAATTTATTGCACAACTTAAAATATTCCTAATTGGgatacatgtataaaaaatgtgttacgaaattattattcacacgGAAAGTTTGTTGAACAATATCCAGACCATTAACTTTTGCGACACGTcgcgttattatcattacaagACATTGTATATTAATTCACAGAAACATAATAGTCTTATCTAGATTTGCATCCTTACTTTAAACGCTTGTCAAATCAGGGCGCTACTAATTTGACTCCACCTACTCCACCGTTGACTTCACTGCATTCTCGTCTTATCGAGTTCTCGACTATCGACTTTGCAGTACTGCTGCGTCGCGCAACTTTTTGAATAGTTCAGTTGTAGTCGAACTCCGAGCCGCTCACGTTCACCAGTCGGTCACGCGTTCACCGCTTCGTGCTCCTCTATAAAACGCTATAGAAAATTAAGGTAATCACACTTACTTCATAACTACCTTCGATATCATCTAAACTACCGGAGTAAAtcaaattgtttcaatttttattattttaccaaGTCAGCCATAATTCTTGCGTTatcattcaaatttctttgTTGCAACTCTGCTTACCATAACGTATCAATGTGTCTCAATGGCAACAGAATTATATCTTGATACTTGAAATCCTTACACTAAACATTTACTATTAATTACACATCGGTGACCCatatgtgaaatttatttcaaattgaaatttacataaataattgtgggatgaaattatgattgaaggcatgataaaaattcatggCGGGAAACAGGCTGAATATATTACAGACTCTCGTTGCtagttcattcatttcttgaTCAGAGGCAGGCAGGAGCATCTAATACATCTGCGTAATCTACTTTGAATTCTAGTAAAAAATCGCGTGAAGATTTTGTCAATTCTTGTGGAGTGGTTGATCGCTTTCGCCgtaactttcaaattttctccatcTATTATTTGCAATTTGATACCATCTTTTGAATCCGTAATTATCATGGGTTTGtttgtcgttgtttttttgacAACGTCTATAATTTCAACGGTTTTTAATTTTGGGTTTGTTATTTTCAACAGCCTTTTGCAGCTTGCGTTTTTATGAGGGTGTCTGGTAACATAAAATTGATTGACAGAGCTCAGTGAAGTCTGGCCTAACAATAATTCTGAATTACGATTGTTACGAATGTTCCAATAATTAGGAATCGGTCGAGAAATGCTTTCGATCGTTGTGTCTGATACTGTATTAGTTATGTAATCTATCTCTGACCTATCCCAGGATGATAGAGGAATCAAACATTCGTCTTTCGTAATACAGCTAGAAGACGTGACTTCGCGATAGTCTTTcgcatttttctttattttgaccAAGGTCACCAGATTCACCATTGACATCGACTCAGGTAAGTGAGAACCGTCTCCTAAAATCCCTTCCAAAGCACGAGACGCTATTCGTTGTATTTTTGATCTTCTTTGAACCCTGATCACGGTGATATCTGAATCGCTGGGAAAAGATGACATGTCAAGATCTCTCGATCTCGATGGGTAATTTTTGTATTCGTCTGATAAGTACAGATCGCTGTCACTTCTACATTTTAAAATAGATCCCaggaaatatttattctttgAAACATTGTCGTCTTCGAAAGTTTCATTGCAAACCCACGTAATTTTTGATCTAGGAAAGTTATTTGAATCAAAGAGATTGGAGTTTGTGTTGATCTTCTTCGATGATCGGAGGTTCGGCTGTACAAAGTAAtccttattattttcgttattgtGTTCTGGTTTGTAAGAAAAGCTCGCTTTGGTTCGCTGCATTTTGTCTATCAGCGTAATTAGCACGATGATTTATCGAGTATGGTATCAGACTTATGATGATCATTCATTGAGACTGGAAATTCATAGCTAATTATTATAGGCCTTGGTTAATTATACACTTCTCTCTTGAAGTTACATGTAATtgactatttttcatttgctcataaaatacaaatagaaaaaagtcatTCGTAGTTTTTCActaacttcatttttttcggccacattcaaaaatttcactatattcatattcttttctctttaggCTTGTTGCTTTCAACTTTTAGTcaaaaaagaacttttttaATACTTATATTCG
Proteins encoded in this window:
- the LOC105692207 gene encoding carnitine O-acetyltransferase-like isoform X1, which produces MEPLISVLNSKISLPSNYNHSLTIGTINNCRGIIKNQPAMQRSLMTIPSLNRILGSGTRVKVCPVSMQAVNITSIKLNKEIPPKHPVPDLKKTVERYLKSLKPLLSTKEYSETEKKVRAFESGVGLELHHKLLERYECTDSWMNEWFLNAAYLGYRIPVIVHSSPGTVGPLQKLSCPEDFFKFGANLIEAVCEYDSMIKSGKIKQEMAGKDALDMQPYAMILGTHRRPNIPLDCLLHTDHSDHIIVIHNNHFFKLNVFDDSCKDRTPLSSTQLAAALKDITSRSATPGIPIGILTGNHRDDWAKDYKKLKDCADNGKILADIENAMFVLCLDKAIPDNIQGDKNYESIRAVQSMTGGSCDANAGNRWHDKAVQYIVSYDGFIGMTYEHSPCEGVPIAVLHDHVLKHIANKNDDNYDLSATTQFPKAKHLEFKLPSGIEDSITAAKRVVEELSRDIDMECFTFENFGTDEIKKNKMSPDSFIQMAMQLAYYKLHGKPPAHYESAGLRRFRNTRTECIRSTSIESVEFAQTMLSDDSKEKKKEAMLKAINAHKKLAGEAATGQGIDRHLFGLKTIAAKKGSSIPDIFTDVGYTRSTHFNLTSSQVPYKTASFMCYGPVTPDGYGCCYNPRPKDIRVACSSFNACKETRTKEFAEALKESFCVMNDLASGC
- the LOC105692207 gene encoding carnitine O-acetyltransferase-like isoform X2, which encodes MQRSLMTIPSLNRILGSGTRVKVCPVSMQAVNITSIKLNKEIPPKHPVPDLKKTVERYLKSLKPLLSTKEYSETEKKVRAFESGVGLELHHKLLERYECTDSWMNEWFLNAAYLGYRIPVIVHSSPGTVGPLQKLSCPEDFFKFGANLIEAVCEYDSMIKSGKIKQEMAGKDALDMQPYAMILGTHRRPNIPLDCLLHTDHSDHIIVIHNNHFFKLNVFDDSCKDRTPLSSTQLAAALKDITSRSATPGIPIGILTGNHRDDWAKDYKKLKDCADNGKILADIENAMFVLCLDKAIPDNIQGDKNYESIRAVQSMTGGSCDANAGNRWHDKAVQYIVSYDGFIGMTYEHSPCEGVPIAVLHDHVLKHIANKNDDNYDLSATTQFPKAKHLEFKLPSGIEDSITAAKRVVEELSRDIDMECFTFENFGTDEIKKNKMSPDSFIQMAMQLAYYKLHGKPPAHYESAGLRRFRNTRTECIRSTSIESVEFAQTMLSDDSKEKKKEAMLKAINAHKKLAGEAATGQGIDRHLFGLKTIAAKKGSSIPDIFTDVGYTRSTHFNLTSSQVPYKTASFMCYGPVTPDGYGCCYNPRPKDIRVACSSFNACKETRTKEFAEALKESFCVMNDLASGC